The Brasilonema sennae CENA114 genome includes a region encoding these proteins:
- a CDS encoding protein kinase domain-containing protein yields MPAKVTLTITEGKSPGRQYTFDSRTTCIIGRAKDCNPQLPDDDDHLTISRYHCLLDINPPNIRVRDFGSRNGTYVNGKKIGQRQSKQTPEEAAKLELTEYDLQDGDEIKLGNTVFVVGIEVELQSLNIPDFVPGTANIHNVNQRPTQAPFFLELIKRLLGLAEKGDENLIAIRGYSIIKLLGKGGCGEVYLAQHNQTKNFVALKVMLPAVAANDWAVQMFMRETENTKALRHPHVVKLLDYGYSESIFFFTMEYCEGGTVADLMERQGGKLSIDIAVPITLQVLDGLEYTHNAEIPNVKLGNGGFGKGRGLVHRDLKPSNIFLGNVDGKLTVKIGDYGLSKAFDLAGLSGQTFTGFRAGTPVLICRQQLLNYKRVKPEVDVWAAAGCLYYMLTGFYPRNFTDRDVWKAVLEDDSVPIRQRDASIPRRLAEVIDLALVEKPEIYFKSATQFKQALLDVL; encoded by the coding sequence ATGCCTGCCAAAGTCACCCTCACAATTACTGAAGGCAAATCACCAGGAAGACAATATACCTTCGACTCCCGCACAACTTGTATCATTGGTAGAGCAAAAGACTGCAACCCGCAACTACCAGATGATGATGATCATCTTACCATTTCCCGCTATCACTGCTTATTAGATATCAACCCGCCAAATATTCGCGTGCGGGATTTTGGTAGTAGAAATGGAACTTATGTAAACGGTAAAAAAATTGGACAACGCCAATCCAAGCAAACTCCAGAAGAAGCCGCGAAGTTGGAATTGACAGAGTATGATTTGCAAGATGGAGATGAAATTAAACTGGGTAATACAGTATTTGTCGTTGGAATTGAAGTTGAATTACAATCACTTAATATTCCTGATTTCGTCCCTGGTACAGCTAACATCCATAATGTCAATCAACGCCCAACACAAGCACCATTTTTCTTGGAATTGATTAAACGCTTGTTGGGTTTAGCAGAAAAAGGCGACGAAAATCTCATAGCAATTCGCGGTTATAGCATTATCAAACTATTAGGAAAAGGCGGTTGTGGCGAAGTTTATTTAGCACAGCATAATCAAACAAAAAACTTTGTTGCCCTGAAAGTCATGCTACCAGCTGTTGCTGCAAATGACTGGGCTGTACAAATGTTTATGCGGGAGACAGAAAATACGAAAGCGTTGCGACATCCTCATGTGGTTAAATTGCTTGATTATGGTTACTCGGAGAGCATTTTCTTTTTCACAATGGAGTATTGTGAAGGTGGTACTGTTGCTGACTTAATGGAGCGACAGGGAGGAAAGTTATCAATAGATATTGCTGTCCCAATTACTCTCCAAGTTTTAGACGGTTTAGAATATACCCACAACGCAGAAATTCCTAATGTCAAATTAGGTAATGGTGGATTTGGTAAAGGTAGGGGTTTGGTTCACCGCGATCTCAAACCAAGTAATATTTTCCTGGGCAATGTTGATGGTAAACTAACAGTAAAAATCGGAGACTACGGTTTATCAAAGGCGTTTGATTTAGCAGGTTTAAGTGGTCAAACTTTTACAGGTTTTAGAGCGGGTACTCCCGTTTTGATATGTCGCCAACAACTCTTAAATTATAAGCGTGTTAAACCAGAAGTCGATGTGTGGGCTGCTGCGGGTTGTCTCTACTATATGCTGACTGGATTTTATCCTCGTAATTTCACTGACAGAGACGTCTGGAAAGCCGTATTGGAAGATGACTCTGTACCTATCCGCCAGCGTGATGCAAGTATACCTCGACGACTGGCGGAGGTGATTGATTTAGCTTTGGTGGAGAAGCCAGAGATTTACTTTAAGAGTGCGACTCAGTTTAAGCAGGCGTTGTTGGATGTGTTGTGA
- a CDS encoding FTR1 family iron permease, whose translation MNFSAALPTFVITLREGVEAALVVGIVLALLKKAKQSRLNPWVYAGVGVGIIVSALIGFLFTWVVQALSAINPQYSTVVEPMMEGVFSLLAIVMLSWMLIWMTKQARFMKAQVEGAVTDALKQNKVAGWGVFSLVFIAVVREGFETVLFVAANLQQGLFPAFGALAGIAVAAGIGVLLFKWGVKINIRQFFQVMGIFLVLIVAGLVVTSLQKFDEAFATLALSNRASEGLCFYYERFTRIHSCILGPMVWNTSNILPDEKFPGVIFQALFGYRQYLYVVQAVGYVLFLGTVGGLYFRSIMGGGNSRPKKQSVAQKSMGSVKD comes from the coding sequence ATGAACTTTAGTGCTGCCTTACCCACTTTTGTGATTACACTCCGAGAAGGAGTAGAAGCTGCTCTCGTAGTTGGCATTGTACTAGCTTTGCTAAAAAAAGCTAAGCAATCTCGTCTGAACCCTTGGGTTTATGCTGGTGTCGGCGTTGGCATTATTGTCAGCGCACTCATAGGTTTTCTTTTCACTTGGGTGGTTCAAGCACTCAGTGCAATTAATCCTCAATACTCAACCGTGGTTGAGCCAATGATGGAAGGTGTGTTCAGTCTGTTGGCGATCGTTATGCTCAGCTGGATGCTAATCTGGATGACCAAACAAGCCAGATTTATGAAGGCTCAAGTTGAAGGAGCAGTAACAGATGCTTTAAAGCAGAATAAGGTTGCTGGTTGGGGTGTTTTCAGTTTAGTATTTATTGCCGTTGTACGGGAAGGTTTTGAAACGGTTTTGTTCGTTGCTGCTAACCTTCAACAAGGGCTTTTTCCTGCTTTTGGCGCTCTTGCTGGTATTGCAGTCGCAGCGGGAATTGGTGTGCTTTTATTTAAATGGGGTGTTAAAATTAATATCCGCCAATTTTTCCAAGTCATGGGTATTTTCTTGGTGTTAATTGTGGCGGGGTTAGTGGTGACTTCTTTGCAGAAGTTTGACGAAGCTTTTGCAACCCTTGCTCTTAGTAATCGCGCCTCGGAAGGTCTTTGTTTTTATTACGAACGGTTCACAAGAATTCACTCTTGTATCTTAGGTCCAATGGTTTGGAATACTTCCAACATCTTGCCTGATGAAAAGTTCCCTGGCGTTATTTTTCAAGCCTTATTTGGTTACAGGCAATATCTTTATGTTGTGCAAGCTGTGGGATATGTCCTGTTTTTAGGAACAGTTGGAGGTTTGTATTTCCGCAGCATCATGGGTGGAGGAAATAGTCGTCCTAAAAAGCAGTCAGTTGCACAAAAATCGATGGGTTCTGTAAAAGATTAG
- a CDS encoding type II toxin-antitoxin system VapC family toxin, translated as MKYVIDTHALIWFLEGNPRLGSNAKTILSNPESQLIIPATALAEAVWIVERGRTSISSATALLSAVNADSRIVVYPLGTNVIQQTIGLAAIAEMHDRQIVATAIVLVNQGETVVLLTCDQNITASGLVTIIW; from the coding sequence GTGAAGTATGTTATCGATACTCATGCTCTCATTTGGTTTCTAGAAGGTAATCCCCGCTTGGGAAGTAACGCGAAAACAATTCTTTCCAACCCTGAGAGCCAATTAATTATACCTGCTACAGCTTTAGCTGAGGCTGTTTGGATTGTGGAACGTGGACGAACATCGATTTCTTCAGCAACTGCTTTACTCTCAGCAGTCAATGCGGACAGTCGTATCGTAGTATATCCATTAGGTACAAATGTCATTCAACAAACTATCGGTTTAGCTGCGATCGCAGAAATGCACGACCGACAAATTGTTGCAACTGCGATAGTTTTGGTCAATCAAGGAGAAACAGTTGTTTTGTTAACCTGTGACCAAAATATTACCGCATCAGGATTGGTAACTATTATTTGGTAA
- a CDS encoding ComEA family DNA-binding protein produces the protein MIRFRYICLTIASAIIFALTSCNGTQTAENSTTPAANSSPQAATEAVSHSGHSSKKKININNAILSELDKFEGQLGVPALSNKIQASRPYGSPEDLVSKKVITQEQFDKIKEQVTTQEVVLTGEPKDVDYMTKLGLMKGHLLVAKELLDQNQPKKAEPHIGHPVEEIYVDVEDQLNERKVKEFKTSLVSLQDFVKSNPKSPKIKTDFTSSMQAVDGAVNALPADQRSQPRFVLQVINGLLDAANSEYTAAIANGKISAEIEYQDSRGFVNYADDLYKGISSKVAKDYPQESKGIEASIAELIKVWPSAIAPAKPVKTPEDVTKLVKTIEENSQKIIDSSSTST, from the coding sequence ATGATAAGATTTCGTTACATCTGCCTAACTATTGCTAGCGCAATCATCTTCGCTTTGACTTCCTGTAACGGTACACAAACCGCAGAAAATTCAACAACACCAGCGGCTAACTCCAGTCCCCAGGCTGCTACTGAAGCAGTTAGTCATAGCGGACACAGTAGTAAAAAGAAAATCAACATCAACAATGCGATCTTGTCGGAATTGGATAAGTTTGAGGGACAGCTTGGTGTTCCAGCATTATCAAATAAAATTCAGGCAAGTCGTCCCTATGGTAGTCCTGAGGACTTAGTTTCTAAAAAGGTAATTACTCAAGAGCAATTCGACAAGATTAAGGAGCAGGTTACGACTCAGGAAGTCGTTCTAACTGGGGAACCAAAAGACGTAGACTACATGACCAAACTAGGACTGATGAAAGGACACCTTTTGGTAGCAAAAGAACTGTTGGATCAAAATCAACCGAAAAAAGCAGAACCTCACATTGGTCATCCAGTTGAAGAGATTTATGTTGATGTAGAAGACCAATTAAATGAGCGCAAAGTCAAAGAGTTTAAGACATCTTTGGTTAGTTTGCAAGATTTTGTTAAATCCAATCCCAAAAGTCCCAAGATCAAAACTGATTTTACCTCTTCGATGCAAGCAGTTGATGGTGCTGTAAATGCTTTACCAGCAGATCAGCGATCGCAACCCAGATTCGTGCTACAAGTCATTAACGGATTGCTAGATGCAGCCAACTCAGAGTACACTGCGGCAATTGCAAATGGAAAAATTTCTGCAGAAATTGAGTATCAAGATTCCCGTGGCTTTGTCAACTACGCTGATGACTTATATAAAGGGATTTCTAGCAAAGTGGCTAAAGACTATCCCCAAGAATCTAAAGGAATTGAAGCCAGTATCGCTGAACTGATAAAAGTTTGGCCCTCTGCTATTGCACCCGCTAAACCAGTCAAAACCCCTGAAGATGTTACCAAGCTAGTGAAAACTATTGAGGAAAATTCCCAAAAAATCATAGATAGTTCCAGCACATCTACATAG
- a CDS encoding serine/threonine protein kinase, giving the protein MKIWTPNQSLQNGRFIIQKVLGSGGFGITYSILEQRTGKLFVLKTLNHLQQIRKDFSERQVKFVQEMTRLARCAHPHIVKFEDVIQEDGLWGMLMEYIDGVDLKTYVDEGGQLSEDEALLYINQIGQALECVHQQGFLHRDIKPHNILLRRGKQEAVLIDFGLARQFSTGEKSISMTSDGTEGYAPIEQYRRKGNFGAYTDVYGLAATRFIQTQFTVFVNASHYFLCFHFSSQSLSAYLLIIFCTNPNN; this is encoded by the coding sequence ATGAAAATTTGGACGCCCAATCAATCACTGCAAAACGGACGCTTCATCATTCAAAAAGTCCTTGGTAGCGGTGGCTTTGGTATTACCTATAGCATCCTCGAACAGCGTACAGGTAAATTATTTGTCCTGAAAACCCTCAACCACCTTCAGCAAATAAGAAAAGACTTCTCGGAACGACAGGTAAAATTTGTCCAAGAGATGACGCGGTTAGCACGATGCGCTCACCCCCATATTGTGAAATTTGAGGATGTCATCCAAGAAGATGGACTGTGGGGGATGCTGATGGAATATATTGATGGCGTGGATTTAAAGACTTATGTTGATGAGGGTGGGCAATTGTCAGAGGATGAAGCTTTACTTTACATTAACCAAATTGGGCAAGCTTTAGAATGTGTCCATCAACAAGGATTCTTACATCGGGATATCAAGCCTCATAATATTCTCTTACGCCGTGGCAAACAAGAAGCAGTATTGATTGATTTTGGTCTTGCTCGTCAGTTTAGCACTGGTGAAAAATCCATCAGCATGACGAGTGATGGAACTGAAGGTTATGCACCCATTGAACAGTACAGAAGAAAGGGCAATTTTGGTGCTTATACTGATGTTTATGGTTTAGCCGCAACGCGGTTCATCCAAACACAGTTTACCGTTTTCGTCAACGCTTCCCATTACTTCTTGTGCTTTCATTTTTCCTCCCAAAGTCTGTCAGCTTATCTTCTTATAATATTTTGCACCAATCCCAACAATTAA